A DNA window from Aureibaculum sp. 2308TA14-22 contains the following coding sequences:
- a CDS encoding FUSC family protein produces MVKETLKNIELFIKGASFYRGIVLTIAVIIPMVLLYVIDQTSIILPIVFGTFVNAPSDIPGSLKRKVNGILISIVLTVAVTAIVLFAKPYFFILLIVLAFLSFFCAMIAIYGFRGSLIAFSGLLAMVLALAVKNLYGVDILLHAGFMIIGGLWYLLFSFLLNRISSKKDEKQLLSEALDLTGEYLEIRGELLVEREQHDTLFKKILELQTKINEKHETLRESLFIKRKKSGRSHYEEKRLLIFISLVDILELAIANTIDYSKIDILFKPEKRDLIAFKEVNKAMGNHLRMLSEKIINNDKVPSKNTLLIVFEKAEQTIENYVNEIGLPKAREGALTLRNLYSYQLQLLDQIRAIRRAMSNVENASKLSLKRQDASQFITLQEYSFSLLFEHLSFKSTIFRHALRLSVTVVTAYLLGSFLDIKNAYWIILTLIVIMRPNYGLTKERSLNRIIGTVIGAAVAALIIFTTQNIIVYGVLAILSLTFAFSLIQQNYKAGAAFITLHVIFVYALLQPDAFEVIGYRVLDTLIGAILAVIANYILWPLWEFRNLDQDILEVLKRNDNYLLATKEMYNSKNALHPQYKVPRKEAFLAMSELNAAFQKVTEDPRSKQKEFSLIYDIVTLNHTIISAIASLGSFIQKHEVNSLKEQFDVFIEHLSNTLKETANILDKNKKLEITAQDSVETAKEELLDNYVNLANERNQEIQSGQLGIKKEMLINLQEAHLLYNQLIWLKNLTENLKKATFKYKNVLR; encoded by the coding sequence ATGGTAAAAGAAACCTTAAAAAATATAGAATTATTTATAAAAGGGGCTAGTTTTTACAGAGGTATTGTATTAACAATTGCTGTAATCATCCCAATGGTTTTGTTATATGTTATAGATCAAACATCAATTATCTTACCTATTGTTTTCGGAACTTTTGTAAATGCACCAAGTGATATTCCAGGAAGTTTGAAACGAAAAGTGAATGGAATTTTAATCAGTATTGTATTGACGGTAGCGGTTACTGCAATAGTTTTATTTGCCAAACCCTATTTTTTTATATTATTGATTGTACTTGCTTTTTTATCCTTTTTTTGTGCAATGATTGCCATATATGGCTTTAGAGGATCGTTAATTGCATTTTCTGGATTGTTGGCCATGGTATTGGCTCTAGCAGTAAAGAACCTATATGGTGTGGATATTTTATTGCATGCTGGCTTTATGATAATTGGTGGCTTATGGTATCTATTATTTTCATTTCTGTTAAACAGAATATCTTCTAAAAAAGACGAGAAACAGCTACTCTCAGAAGCTTTAGACTTAACTGGAGAATACTTGGAAATAAGGGGTGAATTGTTGGTGGAAAGAGAGCAACATGATACACTTTTCAAAAAGATTTTAGAATTACAGACCAAAATTAACGAAAAGCACGAAACCCTTAGAGAATCGTTATTTATAAAAAGAAAGAAATCTGGTCGCTCCCATTACGAAGAAAAACGATTGCTCATCTTTATTTCGTTGGTAGATATTTTAGAACTTGCTATTGCAAATACTATTGATTACTCAAAAATCGACATACTGTTTAAGCCTGAAAAAAGAGACTTGATAGCATTTAAAGAAGTCAATAAGGCTATGGGTAATCATTTAAGGATGTTGTCAGAAAAAATCATAAATAATGATAAGGTTCCTTCTAAGAACACCTTGCTAATAGTTTTTGAAAAAGCAGAGCAAACTATTGAAAATTACGTGAACGAAATAGGTCTGCCAAAGGCTAGAGAAGGAGCATTGACTTTACGAAATCTTTATAGTTACCAGTTGCAATTGTTAGACCAAATCAGAGCTATCAGAAGAGCAATGTCAAATGTTGAAAATGCATCTAAATTATCGTTGAAAAGGCAGGATGCGAGCCAGTTTATTACACTGCAAGAATACAGTTTTTCATTGCTTTTCGAGCATTTAAGTTTTAAGTCTACTATTTTTAGACATGCTTTGCGTTTAAGTGTAACCGTAGTAACTGCATATTTATTAGGGAGTTTTTTAGACATAAAAAATGCGTATTGGATAATTCTGACCCTAATCGTTATTATGCGACCTAATTATGGACTGACCAAAGAGCGTTCTCTAAATAGAATTATTGGAACTGTAATTGGGGCTGCGGTTGCTGCATTGATTATTTTTACAACCCAAAACATAATTGTCTATGGTGTTTTGGCCATATTATCATTAACTTTTGCTTTTTCGTTAATTCAACAAAACTACAAAGCCGGAGCAGCTTTTATTACGCTGCATGTTATTTTTGTGTATGCATTATTACAACCTGATGCATTTGAAGTAATAGGTTACCGTGTGTTGGATACTTTAATTGGAGCAATATTGGCAGTCATTGCAAACTATATACTTTGGCCATTATGGGAGTTTAGGAATTTGGATCAGGATATTTTAGAGGTGCTTAAAAGAAATGATAATTATCTGTTGGCAACCAAAGAAATGTACAATTCAAAAAACGCACTTCATCCGCAATATAAAGTGCCTAGAAAAGAGGCCTTTTTGGCAATGAGTGAATTAAACGCTGCATTTCAGAAAGTAACAGAAGACCCTAGGTCTAAACAAAAAGAATTTTCTCTTATCTATGATATTGTTACGTTAAATCATACTATTATATCAGCTATTGCTTCTTTGGGAAGTTTTATTCAAAAACACGAGGTGAATTCCCTAAAAGAGCAGTTTGATGTTTTTATAGAACACCTAAGTAATACGTTGAAAGAAACTGCTAATATTTTAGATAAAAATAAAAAATTAGAAATTACCGCTCAGGATAGTGTAGAAACTGCAAAAGAAGAGTTATTGGATAACTACGTTAATTTAGCTAATGAGCGAAATCAAGAAATACAATCTGGTCAATTGGGCATTAAAAAAGAAATGCTTATCAATTTGCAAGAAGCACATCTACTGTACAATCAGTTAATTTGGCTAAAAAACTTAACGGAAAATCTTAAAAAAGCAACGTTTAAATATAAAAATGTTTTACGATAA
- a CDS encoding RNA polymerase sigma factor has translation MKSYSYMTEISDQNYITEILDGDTQKYSVLVNCYKDLVYTLALRMVKNKEEAEEISQDTFIKAFKSLNKFKGESKFSTWLYSIAYNTCLDRLKKTKRQQQTVAINEFTENQIKTLENVLDTMEQEERKIAIKNCMQLLPSEDSFLLTLYYFEDLSLDEIAKIVNLKPNNIKVKLFRSRKKLATILKKRLSPEIIEHYEYGRK, from the coding sequence TTGAAGTCATATAGTTATATGACCGAAATCAGTGACCAAAATTATATAACAGAAATACTAGATGGTGATACTCAGAAATACTCAGTATTAGTTAATTGTTATAAGGATTTGGTATATACGTTAGCGTTGCGGATGGTTAAAAACAAGGAGGAAGCTGAAGAAATAAGCCAAGATACGTTTATAAAGGCTTTTAAGTCATTAAATAAATTTAAAGGAGAATCAAAATTTTCAACTTGGCTCTACAGTATTGCCTATAATACATGCTTGGATCGTTTAAAAAAGACAAAACGACAACAACAAACCGTGGCCATTAATGAATTTACCGAAAACCAAATTAAAACACTGGAAAATGTATTGGACACAATGGAGCAAGAAGAAAGAAAAATTGCGATTAAAAATTGTATGCAATTGCTACCAAGTGAGGATAGTTTTTTATTAACCTTGTATTATTTTGAAGATTTATCATTGGATGAAATAGCAAAAATTGTTAATTTAAAACCAAATAATATAAAAGTGAAACTGTTTAGAAGTAGAAAAAAATTAGCAACTATTTTAAAAAAAAGGTTATCACCAGAAATAATAGAGCATTATGAATACGGAAGAAAGTAA
- a CDS encoding DUF6249 domain-containing protein yields the protein MGSEVIILPLIFAGIFGIFYLYFTTRNKERMALIEKGADAKIFARGREHTAPVWKVLTLNLALLLMGIGAGIVIGGILHQNLNDPQHIIMPGTIFLMAGTGLLVGFFLTKNLDKE from the coding sequence ATGGGATCAGAAGTAATCATATTACCATTAATCTTTGCAGGAATTTTCGGAATTTTCTATTTGTATTTTACAACAAGGAATAAAGAACGGATGGCACTAATTGAAAAAGGAGCAGATGCAAAGATATTTGCTAGAGGTAGAGAACATACGGCTCCAGTATGGAAAGTTTTGACGCTTAATTTGGCATTGTTGCTGATGGGGATAGGTGCAGGTATTGTTATTGGAGGAATTCTTCATCAAAACCTTAATGACCCGCAGCATATTATAATGCCAGGTACAATTTTCTTAATGGCTGGTACTGGCTTACTAGTCGGATTCTTTTTAACAAAGAACTTAGATAAAGAATAG